A stretch of the Azorhizobium caulinodans ORS 571 genome encodes the following:
- a CDS encoding nickel/cobalt transporter — MAQAFGQAGAKTTPFGLGGGGPAPTGFTGYLIAKQSEFYRALIQAVRAAKADGHALYLLAGLSFGYGVFHAAGPGHGKAVISSYLLADGGTLRRGALLALGSGMVQAIAAVLFVGVMALLLGSTAATMAQAMNWVEIAAYGGIALFGALLALTKARALIGVLRGSPTHVHDAECGCGDSHAPDPRLLDGRGGWKRAAVAVISAGARPCSGAILVLTFALSQGVFLTGVASAFAMGLGTALTVTAIAALAVYGKRLAVRLAVLASGRGTALMLVVELGAAVLVCLFGLALLTGYAVSERLLPG, encoded by the coding sequence GTGGCTCAGGCCTTCGGGCAGGCGGGAGCCAAGACGACCCCCTTCGGCCTCGGCGGGGGCGGCCCGGCGCCCACCGGCTTCACCGGCTATCTCATCGCCAAGCAGAGCGAGTTCTATCGCGCCCTCATCCAGGCCGTGCGTGCCGCCAAGGCGGATGGCCATGCGCTCTATTTGCTGGCGGGCCTCTCCTTCGGTTATGGCGTCTTCCACGCCGCCGGCCCCGGCCACGGCAAGGCGGTGATCTCCTCTTATCTGCTGGCGGACGGCGGCACGCTGCGGCGGGGCGCGCTGCTGGCGCTGGGTTCGGGCATGGTGCAGGCCATCGCCGCCGTGCTGTTCGTGGGTGTGATGGCGCTGCTGCTCGGCTCCACCGCCGCCACCATGGCGCAGGCGATGAACTGGGTGGAGATCGCGGCCTATGGCGGCATCGCCCTCTTCGGCGCGCTGCTGGCGCTCACCAAGGCGCGGGCGCTCATCGGCGTGCTGCGCGGCAGCCCCACCCATGTGCATGACGCCGAATGCGGCTGCGGTGACAGCCATGCGCCGGACCCGCGCCTGCTGGACGGGCGCGGCGGCTGGAAGCGGGCGGCGGTGGCGGTGATCTCCGCCGGCGCGCGGCCCTGCTCGGGCGCCATCCTCGTGCTCACCTTCGCTTTGTCGCAGGGCGTGTTCCTGACCGGCGTTGCGTCCGCCTTCGCCATGGGGCTCGGTACGGCGCTCACCGTCACCGCCATCGCGGCGCTGGCGGTGTACGGCAAGCGGCTCGCGGTGCGCCTTGCGGTGCTCGCCTCCGGACGGGGCACGGCGCTGATGCTGGTGGTGGAACTGGGCGCGGCCGTGCTCGTCTGCCTGTTCGGCCTTGCCCTCCTCACCGGCTATGCGGTGAGCGAGCGTCTGCTGCCGGGCTGA
- a CDS encoding GNAT family N-acetyltransferase, with the protein MADDIIRTLTPAEVDLAVDWAAREGWNPGLHDAPAFLAQDPEGFLGLFRDGELVACISLVTYGAAYAFLGFYICRPDLRGQGLGWTLWQAGMARLGGRTVGLDGVVAQQDNYKKSGFVLAHRNVRHGGVARRVAGDPEVRLRPVATDLMPALIAYDTACVPAARPDFLKHWLAPPDGLALMAGNGERVLGYGVIRHARTGWRIGPLFAQAPGVAGALLNALADHAGGADVFIDVPEPNGAALALVEAAGLVPVFETARMYKGDAPVLPLDAIYGITTLELG; encoded by the coding sequence ATGGCCGACGACATCATCCGCACGCTGACGCCCGCCGAGGTGGACCTCGCGGTGGACTGGGCCGCACGGGAGGGCTGGAATCCCGGCCTGCACGACGCGCCCGCCTTCCTCGCGCAGGACCCGGAGGGTTTCCTCGGCCTCTTCCGCGATGGCGAACTGGTCGCCTGCATTTCGCTCGTCACCTATGGCGCGGCCTATGCCTTCCTCGGTTTCTACATCTGCCGGCCGGATCTGCGTGGGCAAGGGCTGGGGTGGACGCTCTGGCAGGCGGGCATGGCCCGGCTCGGCGGGCGCACCGTCGGCCTCGACGGCGTGGTGGCGCAACAGGACAATTACAAGAAATCGGGCTTCGTCCTCGCCCATCGCAATGTGCGCCATGGCGGGGTCGCCCGCCGGGTGGCGGGTGATCCCGAGGTGCGCCTGCGGCCGGTGGCAACGGACCTGATGCCCGCGCTCATCGCCTATGACACCGCCTGCGTGCCCGCCGCCCGCCCAGATTTTCTCAAGCACTGGCTCGCCCCGCCGGACGGGCTCGCTCTGATGGCGGGCAATGGGGAGCGGGTGCTCGGCTATGGCGTCATCCGCCATGCGCGGACCGGCTGGCGGATCGGCCCGCTCTTTGCGCAGGCTCCGGGCGTCGCCGGCGCGCTCCTGAACGCGCTGGCGGATCATGCGGGCGGGGCGGACGTCTTCATCGACGTGCCCGAGCCCAATGGCGCGGCGCTGGCGCTGGTCGAGGCGGCCGGGCTCGTCCCGGTGTTCGAGACCGCCCGCATGTACAAGGGCGATGCGCCCGTTCTGCCGCTCGATGCCATCTACGGCATCACCACGCTGGAACTCGGGTGA
- a CDS encoding LysR family transcriptional regulator, with amino-acid sequence MLKLDGVAAFVAVADAGSISEAARRLGLAKSVVSERLAELERLLGARLMQRSTRRLALTEAGTAFLTRGRRLLREAEEAVAEIAEQKSLLAGPLRVSAPVSFGTLHLGRALHPFLAAHPGIELTLELDDRFVDVVTDGFDLVIRHGQVHDTRLAARRLATSRRFLVAAPAYLEAHEAPASLDALSAHRAILYANRETDWRFETPSGAVAVRPRPGLRVNNGVMMRGAAVAGLGLALLPTFLCHEELAAGTLKVVDVGVPAEGAQLHAAYPLDRSASAKLRALIEHLRRAFGSPPFWEKGLRLP; translated from the coding sequence ATGCTCAAGCTCGACGGGGTAGCCGCCTTCGTGGCGGTGGCAGACGCCGGCTCGATTTCGGAGGCGGCACGGCGGCTTGGCCTTGCGAAATCGGTGGTCAGCGAGCGGCTGGCGGAGCTTGAGCGGCTGCTGGGCGCCCGCCTCATGCAGCGCAGCACCCGTCGCCTCGCCCTCACCGAGGCCGGCACCGCCTTCCTCACCCGCGGGCGCCGCCTGCTGCGCGAGGCGGAGGAGGCGGTGGCCGAGATCGCCGAGCAGAAAAGCCTCCTCGCCGGCCCCTTGCGGGTGTCCGCGCCCGTCAGCTTCGGCACGCTGCATCTCGGCCGGGCGCTTCACCCCTTTCTCGCCGCCCATCCCGGCATCGAGCTGACGCTGGAACTGGACGACCGCTTCGTGGATGTGGTGACGGATGGCTTCGATCTGGTGATCCGCCACGGGCAGGTGCATGACACGCGGCTCGCCGCCCGCCGGCTCGCCACCAGCCGGCGCTTTCTCGTGGCCGCCCCCGCCTATCTGGAAGCTCATGAAGCGCCGGCGAGCCTCGACGCCCTTTCGGCCCACCGCGCCATCCTCTACGCCAATCGCGAGACCGACTGGCGCTTTGAAACACCCTCCGGGGCGGTGGCGGTGCGTCCGCGTCCCGGCCTTCGGGTGAACAACGGCGTGATGATGCGCGGCGCCGCCGTGGCCGGGCTCGGCCTCGCGCTCCTGCCGACCTTCCTCTGTCATGAGGAACTGGCGGCGGGGACGCTGAAGGTGGTGGATGTGGGCGTGCCAGCGGAAGGCGCACAACTGCACGCGGCCTATCCGCTGGACCGTTCCGCCTCCGCCAAGCTGCGCGCGCTCATCGAGCACCTGCGCCGCGCCTTCGGCAGCCCGCCCTTCTGGGAGAAGGGCCTGCGGCTGCCATAG
- a CDS encoding alpha/beta fold hydrolase, translated as MTQTTNSLVFPDTFQIRDIPTNGTTLHVRTGGKGPAVLLLHGYGETGDMWVPLAADLAADHFVIVPDLRGMGRSAKPEGGYDKKTQGQDMAGLLDALGIAAVDLVTHDIGNMVGFAFAAQHRDRVHSFVLIDAPLPGVGPWEEILKNPLLWHFRFGGPDMERLVAGRERIYLDRFWNEFSATPARFSEAAREHYAALYAQPGAMHAGFSQFAAFDQDAIDNQAFLKAGKLTIPVLALGGEKSFGLGMGQVMAFAAEDVTSGVVPDAGHWIMEENPAATVALVRDFLPKA; from the coding sequence ATGACCCAAACCACGAACAGTCTCGTGTTTCCCGACACGTTCCAGATCCGCGACATTCCCACCAACGGCACCACGCTCCACGTCCGCACGGGCGGGAAGGGGCCGGCCGTCCTGCTACTCCACGGCTATGGCGAGACCGGCGACATGTGGGTGCCGCTTGCCGCGGATCTCGCCGCCGATCACTTCGTCATCGTCCCGGACCTGCGCGGCATGGGCCGCTCCGCAAAGCCTGAGGGCGGCTATGACAAAAAGACCCAGGGGCAGGACATGGCCGGGCTGCTCGATGCCCTCGGCATTGCGGCGGTGGATCTCGTCACCCACGACATCGGCAACATGGTCGGCTTCGCCTTCGCCGCGCAGCATCGCGACCGGGTGCACAGCTTCGTTCTGATCGACGCGCCCTTGCCCGGCGTGGGGCCATGGGAGGAGATCCTGAAGAACCCGCTGCTGTGGCATTTCCGCTTCGGCGGGCCGGACATGGAGCGCCTCGTGGCCGGTCGCGAGCGTATCTATCTCGACCGCTTCTGGAACGAGTTCTCGGCCACGCCCGCCCGCTTCAGCGAGGCCGCGCGGGAGCATTATGCGGCGCTCTATGCGCAGCCCGGCGCCATGCATGCGGGCTTTTCCCAGTTCGCCGCCTTCGATCAGGACGCCATCGACAATCAGGCCTTCCTGAAGGCGGGCAAGCTGACCATTCCGGTGCTCGCGCTCGGCGGAGAGAAATCCTTCGGCCTCGGCATGGGGCAGGTGATGGCCTTTGCGGCGGAGGACGTGACGAGCGGCGTGGTGCCGGATGCCGGCCACTGGATCATGGAGGAAAACCCCGCCGCCACGGTGGCGCTGGTGCGCGACTTCCTGCCGAAGGCTTGA
- a CDS encoding indolepyruvate ferredoxin oxidoreductase family protein, whose product MGLKQVSLADKYDLAQERVFVSGTQALVRLALMQKERDRQAGLNTAGYVTGYRGSPLGGLDQQFGQAGKLLTANDIRFQPGLNEDLAATALWGSQQAELRGEGKFDGVFGLWYGKGPGVDRSGDVFRHANNAGTSRHGGVLALMGDDHTCESSTTAHQSEFHFVDVMIPVLNPAGAQEILDYGLYGWALSRFAGTWVGLKAVKDTIESTGIVDGRLDRVRIAPVHDFRMPHGGLNIRLADTPPAQEERLQEYKRDAVLAFLRAQKLNRFVTSGGARPRIGIATVGKSYLDVRLALDELGIDEVRANDLGIRLWKVACPWPLETQALYEFARGLDLIMVVEEKRSLIEVQVREELYGTANQPVCIGKKDEEGRWLFPVKGALDPNDIAIQLGRRLLRYGDIPDIAARVAELEEAQRVLAATSDVTTRIPYFCSGCPHNTSTKVPEGMRGSAGIGCHYMVQWMDRATVGFTQMGGEGANWIGEAPFSKRGHLFQNLGDGTYNHSGYLALRAAVAAKVNITYKILFNDAVAMTGGQRHEGDLTVPVIARQVAAEGVARVVLVTDEPDKYAAGINWPAGLTIHHRDELDHIQRELATVPGVTVLIYDQTCASEKRRRRKRGAFPDPDKRVIINERVCEGCGDCGVKSNCVSVQLLETEWGRKREIDQSSCNKDFSCVNGFCPSFVTVHGAKPRKAAGVAGKMGELASLPEPAHPEIDGTYGIIVTGVGGTGIVTIGAILGMAAHLEDKACGMIDMAGLAQKGGAVYSHVRLAKKPEDIAAIRVPARGADLILGGDLVVAGTKKVLAAVKPGKSLVVVNTHEVLPGDFTRNADYSLPTERLKRTISGAVGAEQTHFIEASRLSTALFGNSLPQNIFMVGYAYQFGGLPLSAEAILKAIELNGEAVEMNKAAFEWGRRAAHDPEAMAALLTAKEAATDARRLSESLDEIIARRVDALTAYQDAAYAARYKALVDKVAAAEATRAPGRSGLTEAVARNFHKLMAYKDEYEVARLFADGAFQRQVDAAFEGKLSYEFHLAPPLFARVDPHTGEPRKMRLGPWMMKGFRLLAKLKGLRGTAFDLFGRTEERRTERALIADYERTVSELLGALTRENHATAVAIASIPEKIRGFGHVKLRHLTAAKAEEAALLSTFRTPPVAPAQAAE is encoded by the coding sequence ATGGGCCTGAAGCAGGTCTCTCTCGCCGACAAATACGATCTCGCGCAGGAGCGCGTCTTCGTCTCGGGCACGCAGGCGCTGGTCCGCCTCGCCCTGATGCAGAAGGAACGCGACCGGCAGGCGGGCCTCAATACGGCGGGCTACGTCACCGGCTATCGCGGCTCGCCGCTGGGCGGGCTCGACCAGCAGTTCGGACAGGCCGGAAAGCTCCTCACCGCCAATGACATCCGCTTCCAGCCCGGCCTCAATGAGGATCTGGCCGCCACCGCTCTGTGGGGCTCGCAGCAGGCGGAGTTGCGCGGTGAAGGCAAGTTCGATGGCGTGTTCGGCCTCTGGTACGGCAAGGGGCCGGGCGTCGACCGCTCCGGCGACGTCTTCCGCCACGCCAACAATGCCGGCACCTCCAGGCACGGCGGCGTGCTCGCCCTGATGGGCGACGACCACACTTGCGAAAGCTCCACCACCGCCCACCAGAGCGAATTCCACTTCGTGGACGTGATGATCCCGGTGCTGAACCCGGCGGGCGCGCAGGAAATCCTCGATTACGGTCTTTATGGCTGGGCGCTCTCCCGCTTCGCCGGCACCTGGGTCGGCCTGAAAGCGGTGAAGGACACCATCGAATCCACCGGCATCGTGGACGGGCGGCTGGACCGGGTGCGCATCGCGCCCGTGCATGATTTCCGCATGCCCCACGGCGGGCTCAACATCCGGCTCGCGGATACGCCCCCGGCGCAGGAGGAGCGGCTTCAGGAATACAAGCGCGACGCCGTGCTCGCCTTCCTGCGGGCGCAGAAGCTCAACCGCTTCGTCACCTCCGGCGGCGCGCGCCCGCGCATCGGCATCGCCACCGTGGGCAAGAGCTATCTCGACGTGCGCCTCGCCCTCGATGAACTGGGCATCGACGAGGTGCGGGCCAATGATCTGGGCATCCGCCTCTGGAAGGTGGCCTGCCCCTGGCCGCTGGAGACGCAGGCGCTCTATGAGTTCGCGCGCGGGCTCGACCTCATCATGGTGGTGGAGGAGAAGCGCTCCCTCATCGAGGTGCAGGTGCGCGAGGAGCTGTATGGCACCGCCAACCAGCCCGTCTGCATCGGCAAGAAGGACGAGGAAGGCCGCTGGCTCTTCCCGGTGAAGGGCGCGCTCGACCCCAACGACATCGCCATCCAGCTCGGCCGCCGCCTGCTGCGCTATGGCGACATTCCCGACATCGCCGCCCGCGTCGCGGAACTGGAAGAGGCCCAGCGGGTGCTCGCCGCCACGTCCGACGTCACCACCCGCATCCCTTATTTCTGCTCCGGCTGCCCGCACAACACCTCCACCAAGGTGCCGGAGGGCATGCGCGGCTCGGCCGGCATCGGCTGCCATTACATGGTGCAGTGGATGGACCGCGCCACCGTCGGCTTCACGCAGATGGGCGGCGAGGGCGCCAACTGGATCGGCGAGGCGCCCTTCTCCAAGCGCGGCCACCTGTTCCAGAATCTGGGCGACGGCACCTACAACCACTCGGGCTATCTCGCCTTGCGCGCCGCCGTCGCGGCCAAGGTGAACATCACCTACAAGATCCTGTTCAATGACGCGGTGGCCATGACCGGCGGCCAGCGCCACGAAGGCGATCTCACGGTGCCGGTCATCGCCCGGCAGGTGGCGGCGGAGGGCGTCGCGCGCGTGGTGCTCGTCACCGACGAGCCCGACAAATATGCCGCCGGCATCAACTGGCCCGCCGGCCTCACCATCCACCACCGGGACGAGCTGGACCATATCCAGCGCGAGCTCGCCACCGTGCCCGGCGTCACCGTGCTCATTTACGATCAGACCTGCGCTTCCGAGAAGCGCCGCCGCCGCAAGCGTGGCGCCTTTCCGGACCCGGACAAGCGCGTGATCATCAACGAGCGTGTGTGCGAGGGCTGCGGCGACTGCGGCGTGAAGTCCAACTGTGTCTCCGTGCAGCTGCTGGAGACGGAATGGGGCCGCAAGCGGGAGATCGACCAGTCGTCCTGCAACAAGGACTTCTCCTGCGTGAACGGCTTCTGTCCTTCCTTCGTTACCGTGCATGGGGCCAAACCCCGCAAGGCGGCGGGCGTCGCCGGCAAGATGGGCGAGCTTGCCTCCTTGCCGGAGCCCGCCCATCCGGAGATTGACGGCACCTACGGCATCATCGTCACCGGTGTCGGCGGCACGGGCATCGTCACCATCGGCGCCATCCTCGGCATGGCGGCGCATCTGGAGGACAAGGCCTGCGGCATGATCGACATGGCCGGCCTCGCCCAGAAGGGCGGCGCGGTCTACAGCCATGTGCGCCTCGCGAAGAAGCCGGAGGACATCGCCGCCATCCGCGTGCCGGCGCGCGGCGCCGATCTCATCCTCGGCGGCGATCTGGTGGTGGCCGGCACCAAGAAGGTGCTGGCGGCAGTGAAGCCGGGCAAATCCCTTGTGGTGGTCAACACCCATGAGGTGCTGCCCGGCGACTTCACCCGCAATGCCGACTATTCGCTCCCCACGGAACGCCTCAAGCGCACCATCTCGGGCGCGGTGGGCGCCGAGCAGACGCATTTCATCGAGGCGAGCCGTCTCTCCACGGCGCTGTTCGGCAATTCCCTGCCGCAGAACATCTTCATGGTGGGCTATGCCTACCAGTTCGGCGGCCTGCCGCTCTCTGCCGAAGCCATCCTCAAGGCCATTGAACTCAACGGCGAGGCGGTGGAGATGAACAAGGCGGCCTTTGAATGGGGCCGCCGCGCCGCCCATGACCCGGAGGCCATGGCCGCGCTCCTTACCGCCAAGGAGGCCGCCACCGATGCGCGCCGCCTGTCGGAGAGCCTCGACGAGATCATCGCCCGCCGGGTGGACGCCCTCACCGCCTATCAGGACGCCGCCTATGCCGCCCGCTACAAGGCGCTGGTGGACAAGGTGGCGGCTGCCGAGGCCACCCGCGCGCCGGGCCGCTCGGGGCTCACGGAGGCGGTGGCGCGCAACTTCCACAAGCTCATGGCTTATAAGGACGAATATGAGGTGGCGCGGCTGTTCGCGGACGGCGCCTTCCAGCGGCAGGTGGATGCCGCCTTCGAAGGCAAGCTCTCTTACGAGTTTCACCTCGCACCGCCGCTGTTCGCCCGCGTCGATCCCCACACCGGCGAACCGCGCAAGATGCGCCTCGGCCCGTGGATGATGAAGGGCTTCCGCCTGCTGGCGAAGCTGAAGGGCCTGCGCGGCACCGCCTTCGACCTCTTCGGGCGCACCGAGGAGCGGCGCACGGAGCGGGCGCTGATCGCGGATTATGAGCGCACGGTCAGCGAACTGCTCGGCGCCCTCACCCGCGAGAACCACGCGACCGCAGTCGCCATCGCCTCCATCCCGGAGAAGATCCGCGGCTTCGGCCATGTGAAGCTGCGCCACCTCACGGCCGCCAAGGCGGAGGAGGCTGCCCTTCTCTCCACCTTCCGCACTCCGCCCGTCGCCCCGGCGCAGGCGGCGGAGTGA
- a CDS encoding pyrimidine 5'-nucleotidase, with protein sequence MTAQDLPLPHSSAPGARGFDQVETWVFDLDNTLYPAQHDLWGQIDARMRDYIAGLLNISREEAFARQKDYYRRYGTSLRGLMIEHGIDAHAFLDHVHEVDLSTLEPSPRLAAALEGLPGTKLVYTNGSERHALNVLGKLGLDTHFSAIHDIVAAEFHPKPTEEAYLRFLRAHGVEPTRAAMFEDLARNLEVPHRLGMTTILVVPPTEQIESRESWEFEGREAAFVDHVTEDLAGFLETLGG encoded by the coding sequence ATGACCGCTCAGGATCTGCCGCTGCCCCATTCCTCCGCCCCCGGCGCGCGCGGCTTCGATCAGGTGGAGACCTGGGTCTTCGACCTCGACAACACGCTCTATCCCGCCCAGCACGACCTCTGGGGCCAGATCGACGCGCGGATGCGCGACTATATCGCCGGCCTTTTGAACATCAGCCGCGAGGAAGCCTTCGCGCGGCAAAAGGACTATTATCGGCGCTACGGCACCTCGCTCCGCGGCCTGATGATCGAGCACGGCATCGACGCCCATGCCTTCCTCGACCATGTGCATGAGGTGGACCTCTCGACGCTGGAACCCTCCCCCCGCCTCGCGGCGGCGCTGGAGGGGCTGCCGGGCACCAAGCTCGTCTATACCAACGGTTCCGAGCGCCACGCCCTGAACGTGCTCGGCAAGCTGGGGCTCGATACCCACTTCTCGGCCATTCACGACATCGTGGCCGCCGAATTCCACCCCAAGCCCACCGAGGAAGCCTATCTGCGCTTCCTGCGCGCCCACGGGGTGGAGCCGACCCGCGCCGCCATGTTCGAGGACCTCGCCCGCAACCTCGAAGTGCCGCACCGCCTCGGCATGACCACCATCCTCGTGGTGCCGCCCACCGAGCAGATCGAGAGCCGCGAGAGCTGGGAATTCGAAGGCCGCGAAGCCGCCTTCGTTGACCACGTGACCGAAGACCTCGCCGGCTTCCTGGAAACGCTCGGCGGCTGA
- the argB gene encoding acetylglutamate kinase has translation MSASIADNVAEAQLQAEVLTKALPHMQRYDDAIVVVKYGGHAMGNDELARHFAQDIVLLEQSGVNPVVVHGGGPQIGAMLEKLGIKSEFAAGLRITDKATIEIVEMVLAGSINKQIVGFINEAGGKAIGLCGKDGNMVRARKATRTIVDPQSHIEEVVDLGFVGEPDTVDTMVLDQILGRELIPVLAPVASAVDGGTYNVNADTFAGAIAGALGAKRLLLLTDVPGVLDKNKQLIPRLTIDECRALIADGTVSGGMIPKVETCIYALEKGVEGVVIMDGKLPHSVLLELLTDHGIGTLITR, from the coding sequence ATGAGCGCGTCCATCGCCGACAATGTCGCGGAAGCCCAACTCCAGGCCGAGGTGCTCACCAAGGCCCTCCCCCACATGCAGCGCTATGACGACGCCATCGTCGTGGTGAAATATGGCGGCCACGCCATGGGCAATGACGAACTGGCCCGCCACTTCGCCCAGGACATCGTGCTGCTGGAGCAGTCGGGCGTGAACCCGGTGGTGGTGCACGGCGGCGGCCCGCAGATCGGCGCCATGCTGGAGAAGCTCGGCATCAAGTCCGAATTCGCCGCCGGCCTGCGCATCACCGACAAGGCCACCATCGAGATCGTCGAGATGGTGCTGGCCGGCTCCATCAACAAGCAGATCGTCGGCTTCATCAATGAGGCGGGCGGCAAGGCCATCGGCCTGTGCGGCAAGGACGGCAACATGGTGCGCGCCCGCAAGGCCACCCGCACCATCGTCGATCCCCAGAGCCATATCGAGGAAGTGGTGGACCTCGGCTTCGTGGGCGAGCCCGACACCGTGGACACCATGGTGCTGGACCAGATCCTCGGCCGTGAGCTGATCCCGGTCCTCGCCCCCGTCGCCTCGGCGGTGGATGGCGGCACCTACAATGTGAATGCCGACACCTTCGCCGGCGCCATTGCCGGGGCGCTGGGCGCCAAGCGCCTGCTGCTGCTTACCGACGTGCCGGGCGTGCTCGACAAGAACAAGCAGCTCATCCCGCGCCTCACCATCGACGAATGCCGGGCACTCATTGCCGACGGCACCGTCTCCGGCGGCATGATCCCGAAGGTGGAGACCTGCATCTACGCGCTGGAGAAGGGCGTGGAAGGCGTGGTCATCATGGACGGCAAGCTGCCCCACTCGGTGCTGCTGGAGCTGCTGACCGACCACGGCATCGGCACCCTCATCACCCGCTGA